One Candidatus Synechococcus calcipolaris G9 genomic window carries:
- a CDS encoding nucleotidyltransferase family protein codes for MQTMPVQMKAQVLALLHEYHQELHRLGVRRCGVFGSFARDTAIHPQSDVDILVAFEPAQKTFDNFIHLSFFLEDIFGRAVDLITIESLSPYIGPRIFDEVEYVSLGS; via the coding sequence ATGCAAACGATGCCAGTACAAATGAAAGCCCAAGTACTAGCTCTGCTCCACGAGTATCACCAGGAGTTACACCGTTTGGGAGTGAGACGATGCGGTGTTTTCGGCTCATTTGCCCGTGACACTGCAATTCACCCTCAAAGTGATGTTGATATTTTGGTTGCTTTTGAGCCAGCCCAGAAAACGTTTGATAACTTTATACACCTATCTTTTTTTCTAGAGGATATTTTTGGTAGAGCAGTTGACCTCATCACGATAGAATCATTAAGTCCTTATATTGGTCCGCGTATATTCGATGAGGTCGAGTATGTCTCCCTTGGCTCGTGA